In Marinomonas posidonica IVIA-Po-181, a single window of DNA contains:
- a CDS encoding acyl-CoA thioesterase, whose product MNPVVTNLIELLKLERVSDTQFIGRSQDLGFPKLFGGHVIGQGVSAATQTVAGRFPHSLHCYFLRPGDAAEPIQYDVEIVRDGGSFSLRRVVASQFGKSILVMMVSFHLTESGLDHQEAMPNVPGPEAFKSELSLYRAHADEIPQKVRELFTADRPIEYRIVENQNPFRPRPGIAKRHMWIRSVAPLPDDELIHQSMLAYTTDYGFVETALMPHGLSIGNPYLNIASLDHAIWFHRPFRLDEWLLFVADSPSACSARGFARGQIFNQKGELVASIAQEGLIRYSGK is encoded by the coding sequence CAATTTATCGGTCGAAGTCAGGACTTGGGCTTTCCTAAACTGTTTGGTGGCCATGTTATCGGCCAAGGGGTAAGTGCCGCCACTCAAACCGTAGCAGGGCGCTTTCCCCACTCATTGCATTGTTACTTTTTACGCCCAGGTGATGCAGCTGAACCAATTCAATATGACGTGGAAATCGTGCGAGATGGTGGCAGTTTCAGTTTGCGCCGAGTCGTGGCGTCTCAGTTTGGTAAGAGTATTTTGGTAATGATGGTGTCGTTCCATTTGACGGAAAGCGGTTTAGATCATCAAGAAGCGATGCCAAATGTTCCAGGACCAGAGGCCTTTAAGTCTGAGTTATCTTTATATCGTGCCCATGCTGATGAAATTCCTCAGAAAGTACGCGAACTCTTTACTGCGGATCGCCCGATCGAATATCGTATAGTGGAAAACCAAAACCCGTTTCGCCCTCGTCCTGGCATCGCCAAGCGTCATATGTGGATTCGCAGTGTGGCACCTTTGCCAGATGATGAATTAATTCATCAATCCATGCTGGCTTATACAACCGACTATGGCTTTGTTGAAACGGCCTTGATGCCCCATGGTTTATCCATTGGGAATCCTTATTTGAATATTGCGAGCTTGGATCATGCCATTTGGTTTCACCGTCCTTTCCGTTTGGATGAATGGTTGTTGTTCGTTGCAGATTCGCCATCAGCTTGTTCGGCGAGAGGGTTTGCACGAGGACAAATCTTTAACCAAAAAGGTGAATTGGTTGCATCAATAGCGCAAGAAGGTTTGATTCGATATTCTGGCAAATAA